From Skermanella sp. TT6, a single genomic window includes:
- a CDS encoding circularly permuted type 2 ATP-grasp protein encodes MADTEALEQEGRRAVAEQGSLFGDAHALQYGTGPVYDEMVTGGGRLRPHWQRFMGALGALDPSLMAERWEAARRLLHQNGVTYNIYGDPQGMERPWPLDMIPLLIPAEEWDAIEAGLIQRATLLNAMLADLYGPQDLIRSGRLPAALLYSDRGFQRACHGAVPTGGVFLHLYAADLARAPDGRWWVLGDRTQTPSGAGYALENRAVVSRVLTDAFKDCNVRTLGPFFTALREMLVRLAPRPTRDPRIVLLTPGPYNETYFEHAYLARHLGITLVEGGDLTVRDRQVFLKTLSGLEPVDVILRRLDDDYCDPLELRADSSLGVAGLVQAVRAGTVTVANALGTGLIESLSFKPFLPMLCRHLLGEELKIPGVAMWWCGQEEERTYVVEHLDRLVIKPAFAHLGSEPVFGSSLFRQERQDLIARLRARPADFIGQEQLGLSTVPTWIDGALQPRPLVMRVYLAAKPEGGYTVMPGGLTRMSATAGRLIVSMQRGGGSKDTWVMSRGPAEGRPAPPRPQGVPAEVRGTEPRTVAARDVDVKPQSGDLPSRVADGLFWLGRYAERSESTLRILRGVYTRLSDGTRPGVGDELVPLMRLMDWTGMVPRDLADMAESGTGRGLRQALQGAVFDGGHPNSLRANIQRLHRTAAGVRDRLSLDMWRVISQLDRQSEPASARSRIDTAMLLRLDDLITTLAALAGLEQESMTRGPGWRFLDIGRRLERGINSLALMRGTRICDAAGDDPAVLEVLLELGESFMTYRERYYTTAQRTPVLYLLLCDETNPRALAYQLSHLARHLAALPRPPVANLRVNQSPITAAIRLIEDTREILREPEIIRDRFALRNALNSLADRLPEISNLLAHAYFSHAFSRPA; translated from the coding sequence TTGGCTGACACCGAAGCACTGGAACAAGAAGGCCGCCGCGCCGTCGCCGAGCAGGGTTCCCTGTTCGGCGACGCGCACGCGCTCCAATACGGCACCGGCCCGGTCTATGACGAGATGGTCACCGGGGGCGGACGGCTGCGCCCGCACTGGCAGCGCTTCATGGGGGCGCTGGGCGCGCTCGACCCGTCGCTGATGGCCGAGCGGTGGGAGGCGGCGCGCCGCCTGCTCCACCAGAACGGCGTCACCTATAATATCTATGGCGATCCCCAGGGCATGGAGCGGCCCTGGCCGCTCGACATGATCCCGCTGCTGATCCCGGCGGAGGAATGGGACGCGATCGAAGCCGGGCTGATCCAGCGCGCGACCCTGCTCAACGCCATGCTGGCCGACCTGTACGGCCCGCAGGACCTGATCCGATCGGGCCGCCTGCCCGCGGCGCTGCTCTATTCCGACCGCGGGTTCCAGCGGGCCTGCCACGGCGCCGTACCGACCGGCGGGGTGTTCCTGCACCTCTACGCCGCCGACCTGGCAAGGGCGCCCGACGGCCGCTGGTGGGTGCTGGGCGACCGGACCCAGACCCCGAGCGGCGCCGGCTACGCGCTGGAGAACCGGGCGGTGGTCAGCCGGGTCCTGACCGACGCCTTCAAGGATTGCAACGTCCGCACGCTGGGTCCCTTCTTCACGGCGCTCCGCGAGATGCTGGTCCGGCTGGCCCCCCGACCGACCCGCGACCCGCGCATCGTCCTGCTGACGCCCGGCCCCTACAACGAGACCTATTTCGAGCACGCCTACCTCGCCCGCCACCTGGGCATCACGCTGGTCGAGGGCGGCGACCTGACGGTGCGCGACCGCCAGGTGTTCCTGAAGACCCTGAGCGGCCTGGAGCCGGTGGACGTGATCCTGCGCCGGCTGGACGACGACTATTGCGATCCGCTGGAACTGCGCGCGGACAGTTCGCTGGGCGTCGCCGGCCTGGTCCAGGCGGTCCGCGCCGGGACCGTGACGGTCGCCAACGCCCTGGGCACCGGGCTGATCGAGTCGCTGTCGTTCAAGCCGTTCCTGCCGATGCTGTGCCGCCACCTGCTGGGCGAGGAGCTGAAGATCCCCGGCGTCGCCATGTGGTGGTGCGGCCAGGAGGAGGAGCGGACCTACGTGGTCGAGCATCTCGATCGCCTGGTGATCAAGCCGGCCTTCGCGCATCTCGGCTCCGAGCCTGTGTTCGGCTCGTCCCTCTTCCGGCAGGAACGCCAGGACCTGATCGCCCGGCTGCGCGCCCGGCCGGCCGACTTCATCGGCCAGGAGCAGCTCGGGCTTTCCACGGTGCCGACCTGGATCGACGGCGCCCTGCAGCCCCGCCCGCTGGTGATGCGGGTTTATCTCGCGGCCAAGCCCGAGGGCGGCTACACGGTGATGCCCGGCGGGCTGACCCGCATGTCGGCGACCGCCGGCCGGCTGATCGTGTCGATGCAGCGCGGCGGCGGCAGCAAGGATACCTGGGTGATGTCCCGCGGCCCGGCGGAAGGGCGCCCTGCCCCGCCCCGGCCCCAGGGCGTCCCGGCGGAGGTTCGCGGCACCGAACCCCGGACCGTCGCCGCGCGCGACGTGGACGTCAAGCCCCAGAGCGGCGACCTGCCGTCGCGCGTCGCCGACGGGCTGTTCTGGCTGGGCCGCTACGCCGAGCGGTCGGAAAGCACGCTGCGCATCCTGCGCGGGGTCTACACGCGCCTGTCCGACGGCACCCGTCCCGGCGTCGGCGACGAGCTGGTGCCGTTGATGCGGCTGATGGACTGGACCGGCATGGTGCCCCGCGATTTGGCCGACATGGCGGAAAGCGGCACCGGGCGCGGCCTGCGCCAGGCGCTCCAGGGGGCTGTGTTCGATGGCGGGCATCCCAACAGCCTGCGCGCCAACATCCAGCGGCTCCACCGTACCGCCGCCGGCGTGCGCGACCGGCTGTCGCTCGACATGTGGCGCGTGATTTCCCAACTGGACCGCCAGAGCGAGCCGGCGTCGGCCCGGTCGCGGATCGACACGGCGATGCTGCTGCGTCTGGACGACCTGATCACCACGCTCGCGGCGCTCGCCGGACTGGAGCAGGAAAGCATGACGCGCGGCCCGGGCTGGCGGTTCCTGGACATCGGGAGGCGGCTGGAGCGCGGGATCAACAGCCTGGCGCTGATGCGCGGCACCCGGATCTGCGACGCCGCCGGCGACGACCCGGCGGTGCTGGAGGTCCTGCTGGAGCTCGGCGAGAGCTTCATGACCTACCGGGAACGCTATTACACGACCGCCCAGCGGACGCCGGTCCTGTACCTGCTGCTGTGCGACGAGACGAACCCGCGGGCGCTGGCCTACCAGCTCTCGCACCTGGCGCGGCACCTGGCGGCCCTGCCGCGCCCGCCGGTGGCCAATCTGCGGGTCAACCAGAGCCCGATCACGGCCGCGATCCGCCTGATCGAGGACACCCGCGAGATCCTGCGCGAGCCGGAAATCATCCGCGACCGCTTCGCGCTGCGCAACGCCCTGAACAGCCTGGCCGACAGGCTGCCGGAAATCTCCAACCTGCTGGCCCACGCCTATTTCAGCCATGCCTTCTCCCGCCCCGCCTGA
- a CDS encoding transglutaminase family protein: MPSPAPPDSAAAPEDTDAREDAAARPVRYRTRHTTSYEYGDGVSVSQHVVHLGPRDNPRQACSSVALTITPEPAVREAWLDYFGNPAEYFAVQEPHRSLTIESVVELEVTPPEPLEAGSAPPWEDVRDTARTPRSADAIGANEFLFDSVMVKASPDLAAYAEPSFPPGRPTVEAVLDLMHRIHDDFTFDSTATTVATPLADVLAHRRGVCQDFAHLGVGCLRSLGLPARYVSGYLRTHPPPGRPRMVGADMSHAWFSVWCGTETGWVDLDPTNDKPVDADYITLAWGRDYDDVSPVRGVILGGWGHTLSVQVDVEPLLD, from the coding sequence ATGCCTTCTCCCGCCCCGCCTGATAGCGCCGCCGCGCCGGAAGACACCGACGCGCGCGAGGACGCCGCCGCCCGGCCGGTGCGCTACCGCACCCGGCACACGACCAGTTACGAGTACGGCGACGGGGTCTCGGTCTCCCAGCACGTCGTCCATCTCGGTCCACGGGACAACCCGCGCCAGGCCTGCTCGTCGGTCGCCCTGACGATCACGCCCGAACCCGCGGTGCGGGAGGCTTGGCTGGATTATTTCGGCAACCCGGCGGAGTATTTCGCGGTCCAGGAGCCCCACCGGTCGCTGACGATCGAGTCGGTCGTCGAGCTGGAGGTCACGCCGCCCGAACCGCTGGAAGCCGGCTCCGCCCCGCCCTGGGAGGACGTCCGGGACACGGCCCGGACCCCCCGGTCGGCCGATGCGATCGGGGCCAACGAGTTCCTGTTCGACAGCGTGATGGTGAAGGCGTCGCCCGATCTGGCGGCCTATGCGGAGCCGTCCTTCCCGCCGGGCCGACCCACGGTGGAAGCGGTGCTCGACCTGATGCACCGCATCCATGACGATTTCACCTTCGATTCGACCGCGACGACGGTCGCGACGCCGCTGGCGGACGTGCTCGCCCATCGCCGCGGCGTCTGCCAGGACTTCGCCCATCTCGGAGTCGGCTGCCTGAGGTCGCTCGGTCTTCCGGCCCGGTATGTCAGCGGCTATCTGCGAACCCACCCGCCGCCGGGCCGTCCCCGGATGGTCGGTGCCGACATGTCGCACGCCTGGTTCTCCGTCTGGTGCGGGACGGAAACCGGCTGGGTTGACCTCGACCCGACCAACGACAAGCCGGTGGACGCCGACTACATCACCCTCGCCTGGGGCCGGGACTATGACGACGTCAGTCCCGTCAGGGGCGTAATCCTGGGCGGCTGGGGCCATACCTTGAGCGTCCAGGTGGACGTCGAGCCTCTCCTGGATTGA
- a CDS encoding peptide chain release factor 3, which produces MDDLQDAVSRRRTFAIIAHPDAGKTTLTEKLLLFGGAIQLAGAVKARGEQRRARSDWMKVERERGISVTASVMNFDYDDRTFNLVDTPGHEDFSEDTYRTLTAVDSAVMVIDAAKGIESQTRKLFEVCRLRDVPIITFVNKMDREARDPFELISEIEETLAIDVTPASWPIGSGRDFLGCYDLLRDQLILMDKRQGDVASQGIKCEGLDDPKLDELLPAHAVATLREEVEMARGLCPEFDLDSYRAGHLTPVFFGSAINNFGVQELLRGLGELAPPPRPQPADGRKVEPIEPKVTGFVFKVQANMDPNHRDRIAFFRLCSGHFRRGVKLKHMRSGKQLAVNNAVLFLARDRELAEDAWPGDIIGIPNHGSLRIGDTLTEGEELRFTGVPSFAPELLQRVRLDDPMRVKHLRKALEHFAEEGASQVFKPLLGSDWLVGVVGQLQFEVLAARIEAEYGISARFESASVDAARWIECEDPVEMKRFVDSNRANLAEDHDGALVFLSRNSWHMNRTQEDFPKVQFLKTREQNRIVQQAAAQ; this is translated from the coding sequence ATGGATGACCTGCAGGATGCCGTCTCCCGGCGCCGGACGTTCGCGATCATCGCGCACCCCGACGCCGGCAAGACGACCCTGACCGAGAAGCTTCTGCTGTTCGGTGGTGCGATCCAGCTCGCCGGCGCCGTCAAGGCGCGCGGCGAGCAGCGTCGCGCCCGGTCCGATTGGATGAAGGTGGAGCGCGAGCGCGGGATCTCCGTGACCGCGTCCGTCATGAACTTCGACTATGACGACCGGACCTTCAACCTGGTGGACACGCCGGGCCACGAAGACTTCTCCGAAGACACCTACCGCACGCTGACCGCCGTCGACAGCGCCGTCATGGTGATCGATGCCGCCAAGGGCATCGAGAGCCAGACGCGCAAGCTGTTCGAAGTCTGCCGTCTGCGCGACGTGCCGATCATCACCTTCGTCAACAAGATGGACCGCGAGGCCCGTGATCCGTTCGAGCTGATCAGCGAGATCGAGGAGACGCTGGCGATCGACGTCACGCCGGCCAGTTGGCCGATCGGGTCCGGCCGGGACTTCCTCGGCTGCTACGACCTGCTCCGCGACCAGCTGATCCTGATGGACAAGCGCCAGGGCGACGTGGCCAGCCAGGGCATCAAGTGCGAAGGGCTGGACGACCCGAAGTTGGACGAGCTTCTGCCGGCCCATGCCGTCGCGACCCTCCGCGAGGAGGTCGAGATGGCGCGCGGCCTGTGCCCGGAATTCGACTTGGACTCCTACCGCGCCGGCCATCTGACGCCGGTATTCTTCGGCAGCGCCATCAATAATTTCGGCGTGCAGGAGCTGCTGAGGGGGCTGGGCGAGTTGGCGCCGCCGCCGCGCCCGCAGCCGGCCGACGGCCGCAAGGTCGAACCGATCGAGCCGAAGGTGACGGGGTTCGTGTTCAAGGTCCAGGCCAACATGGACCCCAACCACCGCGACCGCATCGCCTTCTTCCGGCTGTGCTCCGGCCATTTCCGGCGGGGCGTCAAGCTGAAGCACATGCGCTCCGGCAAGCAGCTCGCCGTCAACAACGCGGTGCTGTTCCTGGCGCGCGACCGGGAGCTGGCGGAGGACGCTTGGCCGGGCGACATCATCGGCATCCCGAACCACGGGTCGCTCCGGATCGGCGACACGCTGACCGAGGGCGAGGAGCTGCGGTTCACCGGCGTGCCGAGCTTCGCGCCGGAACTGCTGCAGCGGGTCCGCCTGGACGATCCGATGCGGGTCAAGCACCTGCGGAAGGCGCTGGAGCATTTCGCGGAGGAGGGGGCGAGCCAGGTGTTCAAGCCCCTGCTCGGCTCGGACTGGCTGGTCGGCGTGGTCGGGCAGCTCCAGTTCGAGGTGCTGGCCGCCCGGATCGAAGCCGAGTACGGCATTTCCGCCCGGTTCGAATCGGCTTCGGTCGATGCCGCCCGGTGGATCGAGTGCGAGGACCCGGTGGAGATGAAGCGCTTCGTCGACTCCAACCGCGCCAACCTCGCGGAAGATCATGATGGCGCGCTGGTCTTCCTCTCGCGCAATTCCTGGCACATGAACCGCACCCAAGAGGACTTCCCCAAGGTGCAGTTCCTGAAGACCCGCGAGCAGAACCGCATCGTCCAGCAGGCCGCCGCGCAGTGA
- the ltrA gene encoding group II intron reverse transcriptase/maturase: MEASIWTGPMVSALGNGVKGGKWYSLIDKAIRPATLECAWRRVARNKGAAGVDGQSIARFTLQADRYLRELHEDLNSGSYRPSPVRRVEIPKGDGKTRPLGIPTVKDRIVQTALKLTIEPILEARFRDGSYGFRPGRGCKDALRAVDRALKDGYAWVVDADLERYFDTIPRRDLMARLGDLISDGRVLELIDSFLQQDIMTETARWTPVAGAPQGAVISPILSNLYLHPLDELMEAEGYRMIRYADDFVVLCRDEAQARAALARVQAWVADNGLTLHPDKTHVGDCRQPGQGFDFLGYRFEAGRRYVRDKSLKAFKDKIRARTGRSRGVSLDHVIADLNPVLRGWFGYFKHARARLFTQLDKFIRRRLRAMLRKQSRRPGFGKSYADHRQWTNAYFATRGLFTLSTALRQARHSR, encoded by the coding sequence GTGGAAGCGTCGATCTGGACCGGCCCCATGGTGTCGGCGCTGGGCAACGGCGTCAAAGGAGGCAAATGGTACAGCCTGATCGACAAAGCGATCCGGCCGGCGACCCTGGAGTGCGCGTGGCGGCGTGTCGCGCGTAACAAGGGGGCGGCGGGCGTGGACGGGCAGAGCATCGCCCGGTTCACGCTCCAGGCGGATCGGTACCTGCGGGAATTGCACGAGGACCTGAACAGCGGCAGCTACCGGCCAAGCCCGGTCCGGCGCGTGGAGATCCCGAAGGGGGACGGCAAAACCCGCCCCCTGGGCATCCCCACGGTCAAGGACCGGATCGTCCAGACGGCTCTCAAGCTGACGATCGAGCCCATCCTCGAAGCCCGGTTCCGGGACGGCAGCTACGGCTTCCGCCCCGGCCGCGGCTGCAAGGATGCCTTGCGCGCGGTCGACCGGGCGCTCAAGGACGGATACGCCTGGGTGGTGGACGCCGACCTGGAACGGTACTTCGACACGATCCCGCGCCGGGACCTCATGGCCCGGCTCGGCGACCTGATCAGCGACGGGCGCGTCCTGGAGTTGATCGACAGCTTCCTCCAGCAGGACATCATGACGGAAACGGCACGATGGACACCGGTCGCGGGAGCTCCGCAAGGGGCGGTGATCTCACCGATCCTGAGCAACTTGTACCTGCACCCGCTGGACGAGCTGATGGAAGCCGAAGGCTACCGCATGATCCGCTACGCGGACGACTTCGTCGTCCTGTGCCGGGACGAGGCGCAGGCCCGCGCGGCCCTGGCCCGGGTGCAAGCCTGGGTGGCCGACAACGGCCTGACGCTCCATCCCGACAAGACGCACGTCGGAGACTGCCGGCAACCCGGCCAGGGCTTCGACTTCCTCGGCTACCGCTTCGAGGCGGGACGCCGATACGTGCGGGACAAGAGCCTGAAGGCGTTCAAGGACAAGATCCGGGCCCGCACCGGCCGCAGCCGGGGCGTCAGCCTGGATCACGTCATCGCGGATCTCAATCCGGTGCTGCGGGGGTGGTTCGGCTACTTCAAACATGCTCGAGCCCGCCTCTTCACGCAACTGGACAAGTTCATCCGCAGACGCCTGAGGGCGATGCTGCGCAAGCAATCCCGACGCCCAGGCTTCGGGAAAAGCTATGCAGACCATCGGCAATGGACCAATGCCTACTTCGCGACCAGGGGACTGTTCACCCTCTCGACAGCCCTCAGGCAAGCGAGACACTCCCGATGA
- a CDS encoding sensor domain-containing diguanylate cyclase, producing the protein MANIDGDLSLAQVHDLIQPRGHSPVIQRRRAALIVSRARIVAGVFSILTPLWIAIDMYLFAWPEWGYLAALRIAASIAFGALALYYRGGEGMKQAWAALAWLLSVPTLFFIASHPMVNQFDPDSPAAAIAAGYAFLPFVMCAGLSVFPITALEGIVFATPLLLAHLTAGVYGSAIFPFNSYLGAMWLLLLLSSVATLAAMSQLHFLMALVNQSSHDKLTGAYARRIGEEMLNLQFGNARRNKRPLSLVFVDLDDFKKVNDRFGHEEGDRVLRDAAQSLLKGLRQGDLVIRWGGEEFLIVMPDTDTPGALTAIRRLRADGLGVRPDGKPQTASIGIAEAIAEAPESSTRLVEIADHRMYVAKQAGKDCICTGEEAAPVTREELEPA; encoded by the coding sequence TTGGCGAACATCGACGGCGATCTCTCGCTGGCGCAGGTCCATGACCTGATCCAGCCCAGGGGTCACTCGCCGGTGATACAGCGGCGGCGGGCCGCCCTGATCGTTTCCCGGGCCCGGATCGTCGCCGGCGTCTTCTCGATCCTGACGCCGCTCTGGATCGCCATCGACATGTACCTGTTCGCCTGGCCCGAATGGGGATATCTGGCGGCGCTGAGGATCGCGGCGAGCATTGCCTTCGGTGCGCTGGCGCTTTACTACCGCGGCGGCGAGGGGATGAAGCAGGCCTGGGCCGCGCTGGCATGGCTCCTGTCGGTGCCGACGCTCTTCTTCATCGCGTCGCATCCGATGGTCAACCAGTTCGATCCCGACAGTCCCGCGGCCGCGATAGCCGCCGGCTACGCCTTCCTGCCCTTCGTGATGTGCGCCGGCCTCAGCGTCTTTCCCATCACGGCGCTGGAAGGGATCGTGTTCGCGACGCCGCTGCTGCTGGCCCATTTGACCGCCGGCGTCTACGGGTCGGCGATCTTCCCGTTCAACTCCTATCTCGGGGCCATGTGGCTCCTGCTGCTGCTGTCCTCCGTCGCGACGCTGGCGGCGATGAGCCAGCTCCATTTCCTGATGGCGCTGGTCAACCAGTCCTCCCACGACAAGCTGACCGGCGCCTATGCCCGGCGGATCGGGGAGGAGATGCTGAACCTTCAGTTCGGCAACGCCCGGCGGAACAAGCGCCCGCTGTCCCTGGTCTTCGTCGACCTGGACGATTTCAAGAAGGTGAACGACCGCTTCGGCCACGAGGAGGGCGACCGCGTGCTGCGCGATGCGGCCCAGTCCCTGCTGAAGGGGCTGCGCCAGGGCGACCTGGTCATCCGCTGGGGCGGGGAGGAATTCCTGATCGTCATGCCCGACACCGACACGCCGGGCGCGCTGACGGCGATCCGGCGCCTGCGCGCCGACGGGCTGGGGGTACGGCCCGACGGCAAGCCGCAGACCGCCAGCATCGGCATCGCCGAGGCCATCGCGGAGGCGCCGGAAAGCTCGACCCGGCTGGTGGAGATCGCCGACCACCGCATGTATGTGGCCAAGCAGGCCGGCAAGGACTGCATCTGTACCGGGGAGGAAGCCGCCCCGGTCACCCGCGAGGAGTTGGAGCCGGCCTGA
- a CDS encoding DEAD/DEAH box helicase — translation MTFAELDLHPTILQAVEASGYNEPTPIQEKAIPLALAGRDLVASANTGTGKTAAFVLPALQKLKTPRPAGSFGPRVLVLSPTRELATQILDAVRKYSKFDRVQTGVILGGMPYREQLRMLERRVDLIVATPGRLIDHLERGRVNLSALELLVLDEADRMLDMGFIEPVEQIAAACPAGRQTLMFTATCDGPMERLAARLLKNPERIDIAGRNVSHDTIDQRLLRADDLGHKHRLLDHLVSTDEAGKTIVFAATKRDADRLADELCAKGHAAGALHGDMKQHQRNRTIDDLRRGRIRLLIATDVAARGIDISDITQVINFDLPKIAEDYVHRIGRTGRAGASGTAYSFFTRSDWKQVKAIEHFIGKPLANHVIPGLEPTERPRGANPGGYNKRPYRGGGQGAPGGRGGFGGQRRPDGERSDRGHGHGDRPHAEHRHAGGDRPHGERGGYNPVRRDRDHSAGGGRRGYSSAS, via the coding sequence ATGACTTTCGCTGAACTCGACCTCCACCCGACCATTCTTCAAGCCGTCGAGGCTTCCGGCTACAACGAGCCGACTCCGATCCAGGAAAAGGCTATTCCGTTGGCGCTGGCCGGTCGGGATCTGGTCGCTTCGGCCAACACCGGAACCGGCAAGACCGCCGCCTTCGTTCTTCCGGCCCTTCAGAAGCTGAAGACTCCCCGTCCGGCCGGCAGCTTCGGACCCCGCGTCCTGGTGCTGTCGCCGACCCGCGAGCTGGCGACCCAGATCCTGGACGCCGTTCGCAAATACTCCAAGTTCGACCGCGTGCAGACCGGCGTGATCCTGGGCGGCATGCCCTACCGCGAGCAGCTCCGCATGCTGGAGCGGCGCGTGGACCTGATCGTCGCCACCCCGGGCCGTCTGATCGACCACCTGGAGCGGGGCCGCGTCAACCTGTCGGCGCTGGAACTGCTGGTGCTGGACGAGGCCGACCGCATGCTCGACATGGGCTTCATCGAGCCGGTCGAGCAGATCGCCGCCGCCTGCCCGGCGGGCCGCCAGACGCTGATGTTCACCGCGACCTGCGACGGTCCGATGGAACGGCTCGCCGCCCGTCTGCTGAAGAACCCGGAGCGGATCGACATCGCGGGCCGCAACGTGAGCCACGACACCATCGACCAGCGCCTGCTGCGGGCCGATGACCTGGGCCACAAGCACCGCCTGCTCGACCACCTCGTGTCCACCGACGAGGCCGGCAAGACGATCGTCTTCGCCGCGACCAAGCGCGATGCCGACCGCCTGGCCGACGAGCTGTGCGCCAAGGGCCATGCCGCCGGCGCCCTGCACGGCGACATGAAGCAGCACCAGCGCAACCGCACGATCGACGACCTGCGCCGGGGCCGTATCCGCCTGCTGATCGCCACCGACGTGGCGGCCCGCGGCATCGACATCTCCGACATCACGCAGGTCATCAACTTCGACCTGCCGAAGATCGCGGAGGATTACGTCCACCGCATCGGCCGTACCGGCCGGGCCGGGGCCTCCGGAACCGCCTACTCGTTCTTCACCCGGAGCGACTGGAAGCAGGTCAAGGCGATCGAGCACTTCATCGGCAAGCCGCTCGCCAACCACGTGATCCCGGGCCTGGAGCCGACCGAGCGTCCGCGTGGCGCCAATCCCGGCGGCTACAACAAGCGGCCGTACCGCGGCGGCGGCCAGGGCGCACCCGGTGGCCGCGGCGGCTTCGGCGGGCAGCGTCGGCCGGACGGCGAGCGGAGCGACCGGGGCCATGGCCATGGCGACCGGCCCCACGCCGAGCATCGCCATGCCGGCGGCGACCGTCCGCACGGCGAGCGCGGCGGCTACAATCCGGTCCGCCGCGACCGCGACCATTCGGCCGGGGGCGGCCGTCGCGGATACTCGTCGGCCAGCTAA